The Lycium barbarum isolate Lr01 chromosome 12, ASM1917538v2, whole genome shotgun sequence genome includes a region encoding these proteins:
- the LOC132621986 gene encoding transcription termination factor MTERF9, chloroplastic isoform X1 has translation MKATNFNAFTQFRFLLFNSSKALVIPLNPTRFRFLTISAAAALPSLPETLQEDQTEDQIKEPLSTTTSKQPADLFRQMGCTEDDISKIFQRRPSLQKMDVKNLHSKLKILTDLGIPSSDLTKILNCRPRFLNCRINRCLDERLEFFQSLFGTKEVLLKAIVRNPSLLTYDFHKQIKPTVAFYEQLGLSRSDLISMLLARPTLIPRSCLDDEKMDYVRRTGVVKGTRMYKHVITLFAISRSETIREKVANLEKHGFTEDEVFRLFGKSPFLVTLSVDKVQRNMTFILGTMKLSANLVLDNPCLLFLNLETAIKPRYYLGLKIDDMGLEPRVTGPSLLRAMRMTEKRFIKAFINCHPEDVANELMECYRSVKCVRRLAESSKKHECKGFPF, from the coding sequence ATGAAAGCAACTAATTTCAATGCTTTTACTCAATTTCGTTTCCTATTATTCAATTCTTCTAAAGCCCTTGTTATCCCCTTAAACCCCACCAGATTCAGATTCCTCACCATATCTGCAGCTGCTGCTTTACCTTCTCTTCCTGAAACCCTACAAGAAGACCAAACAGAAGACCAAATAAAAGAACCCCTCAGTACTACTACTTCCAAACAACCAGCAGATTTGTTTAGGCAAATGGGTTGTACTGAAGATGACATTTCCAAGATTTTCCAACGCCGTCCATCTTTACAAAAAATGGACGTTAAAAACCTTCATTCAAAGCTCAAAATACTCACTGATTTAGGTATACCTTCATCTGACTTAACCAAAATCCTTAATTGTCGTCCTCGTTTCCTTAATTGTCGGATTAATCGTTGTTTAGATGAACGTCTTGAGTTTTTTCAATCTTTGTTTGGTACTAAAGAAGTTCTTCTTAAAGCCATTGTAAGAAACCCGTCTTTGCTTACTTATGATTTTCATAAACAGATTAAACCAACTGTTGCGTTTTATGAACAGTTGGGTCTTAGTAGAAGTGATTTAATTTCAATGCTATTAGCTAGACCAACTTTGATACCGAGAAGTTGTTTGGATGACGAAAAAATGGATTATGTAAGAAGAACCGGGGTCGTAAAGGGTACTAGGATGTATAAACATGTGATTACATTGTTTGCTATTTCGCGTTCGGAGACTATACGTGAAAAGGTGGCTAATTTGGAGAAACATGGTTTTACTGAAGATGAGGTTTTTAGGCTTTTCGGAAAGTCTCCTTTTTTGGTAACATTGTCTGTCGATAAGGTTCAGAGAAACATGACGTTTATATTGGGTACGATGAAGCTTTCTGCTAATTTGGTTCTTGATAACCCAtgtttgttgttcttgaatttggaaacTGCTATAAAGCCGAGGTATTATTTAGGGCTAAAGATAGATGATATGGGTCTGGAACCTCGAGTGACCGGTCCTTCATTGTTAAGAGCAATGAGGATGACAGAAAAGCGGTTCATTAAGGCCTTTATAAATTGCCATCCGGAAGACGTGGCTAATGAATTGATGGAGTGTTATAGAAGCGTTAAATGTGTTAGAAGGTTGGCGGAATCCTCCAAGAAACATGAATGCAAAGGATTTCCCTTTTGA